The segment ACCAGAGAGTGGGTCCTGCAGGTCGGCTACTGGCAAGCGGATCGATGCGCTTTCTCGGTGTACCCCTAGACAGCAGATGGAAACTTAGCCGCTCAAGAGTTGCTCTTTGCTCCGACATGGGCGGTTTTGAAGAATGTTCCTCCTCAGTTGTATTCTCTAGATGGAATTAGTGTGGTGGCTAGTGGTATTGGTGAGCCACTACACACTGAGAAATCGCGTCTGGACCCTTACCATTTCGGTGATACCAAAGTTAAGGTGGAGATTGATCTCTCCAAGACGCCGCCTGAAGTGGTAGAAGTGCGAGACACTCAAGGAAACTCCGTGAGGGTTGTTGTTGAGTATCCTAGCCTTCCGCCGAAGTGTATTAATTGTGGTAAGTATGGTCATCTGATGAATCGCTGCCACAAACCTCTAATGAAAAGACCTCAGCcacagaagaaagaaaaagtgaTCAGTGTGGTTAAGTCGGGAGAGGAGATGTCGCTAGTCGAGAAGAGTCAGGGGGATAGCTCAGGTGCTACAGAGAATGAGAAAGTGAAGCAGAGGAAAGCTCGCTCCAGATCACGCAGAAGGTCTCGGTCCCGAGCTAGGAACAGAGTGAGGGCACTAAGCTCACCCCCTGAGTCAAAAGGTGTTTCCTCTATTGCTCCCCTTGTGGAAGTTGAGCACGATGAGGTACCTCAGAAGGGCAATTTAGTTGGAGAGAAAGAGGTCAGTAGGAAGAGGGGTTCCAATTTCAGCAAGGAAGATTCCGATGTTGCGGTGTCTCAGTTGGAGGAAGGGGAGATAAGTATTGATCCAGGAGCCGAGCGAGCAGAGTGCTTGGAGAAGTCTCAGAACATTGTAACAGAGCAGCAGGCTGACAATCCTCTGTGGTTTAC is part of the Raphanus sativus cultivar WK10039 chromosome 5, ASM80110v3, whole genome shotgun sequence genome and harbors:
- the LOC108858615 gene encoding uncharacterized protein LOC108858615 → MAPPSSSPSSSASIDPGGETPSKISNHDSQSLNRELEIKLQSPPIPAAIPAAKVPSYAERFKSSLRNLRKISNPSFLEDGTPVVQAPESVLLQTSELWKDHVVAHFHGRRPSATKILADLNPVWGKFGNITTADGNLAAQELLFAPTWAVLKNVPPQLYSLDGISVVASGIGEPLHTEKSRLDPYHFGDTKVKVEIDLSKTPPEVVEVRDTQGNSVRVVVEYPSLPPKCINCGKYGHLMNRCHKPLMKRPQPQKKEKVISVVKSGEEMSLVEKSQGDSSGATENEKVKQRKARSRSRRRSRSRARNRVRALSSPPESKGVSSIAPLVEVEHDEVPQKGNLVGEKEVSRKRGSNFSKEDSDVAVSQLEEGEISIDPGAERAECLEKSQNIVTEQQADNPLWFTKHSKSYRRALRQMANWKASGAIGSPPKSAKLLTRGSPSGKQQDS